A genome region from Geobacter pickeringii includes the following:
- the trxB gene encoding thioredoxin-disulfide reductase, with product MEAIHHRLLILGSGPAGYTAAVYAARANLEPALITGLQQGGQLMTTTEVDNWPGDADGVMGPDLMERMRLHAERFNTTFIYDHINKVNLRERPFRLEGDSGAYTCDALIIATGASARYLGLPSEEKFKGKGVSACATCDGFFYRGKPVAVIGGGNTAVEEALYLSHIASHVTVIHRRDRLRSEKIMADKLIEKTKGGNVTIEWNHVLDEVLGDESGVTGIRVCHRSGSTKEIPVHGVFVAIGHTPNTELFAGQIDMENGYIRTLCGNEGNVTATSVPGVFAAGDVQDPIYRQAITSAGTGCMAALDAERYLDMLKP from the coding sequence ATGGAAGCAATTCATCACCGGCTCCTGATCCTCGGCTCCGGCCCCGCCGGCTATACCGCCGCCGTCTACGCCGCCCGGGCCAACCTGGAGCCGGCGCTCATCACCGGTCTCCAGCAGGGGGGGCAGCTCATGACCACCACCGAGGTGGACAACTGGCCCGGCGACGCCGACGGCGTCATGGGGCCGGATCTCATGGAGCGGATGCGGCTCCATGCCGAGCGGTTCAACACCACCTTCATCTATGACCATATCAATAAGGTAAATCTCCGGGAGCGCCCGTTCCGCCTGGAGGGGGACAGCGGGGCCTACACCTGCGACGCCCTCATCATCGCCACCGGCGCGTCGGCCCGTTACCTGGGGCTGCCGTCGGAGGAGAAGTTCAAGGGGAAAGGGGTTTCGGCCTGCGCCACCTGCGACGGCTTCTTCTACCGCGGCAAGCCGGTGGCGGTCATCGGCGGCGGCAACACCGCCGTGGAGGAGGCCCTCTACCTCTCCCACATCGCGAGCCACGTCACCGTCATCCACCGCCGTGACCGGCTCCGTTCCGAGAAGATCATGGCCGACAAGCTCATCGAGAAGACCAAGGGGGGGAATGTCACCATCGAGTGGAACCACGTCCTCGACGAGGTCCTCGGCGACGAGTCGGGGGTGACCGGCATCCGGGTCTGCCACCGGAGCGGCTCCACCAAGGAGATCCCGGTGCACGGCGTCTTCGTCGCCATCGGGCACACGCCGAACACGGAGCTCTTCGCCGGCCAGATCGACATGGAGAACGGCTACATCCGGACCCTCTGCGGCAACGAGGGGAACGTGACCGCCACCAGCGTCCCCGGGGTCTTCGCCGCCGGCGACGTCCAGGACCCGATCTACCGCCAGGCGATCACCTCCGCCGGCACCGGCTGCATGGCGGCCCTCGATGCCGAGCGCTACCTCGACATGCTGAAGCCCTGA
- a CDS encoding cation diffusion facilitator family transporter, translating into MHADSHLDQSITGRFKYAIALTALTLVAEVAGGIWTNSLALLSDAAHVFLDLFALILSLAAIKLSSFPASDTRTFGWHRTEVFASFINGVTVFLMALGIFYEAWGRLFSPQEVKSVPMLVIAAVGLVMNLVAASALHGHSHDDLNVRSAFLHVVGDAAASVGVIIGGTIIYYTNWYLLDAIISIGIGCVIFSGSWRVIRESAHILLEGVPRGMTTGEVADAIAAIEGVNAVHHLNIWTICSHILALSAHVDVMPEYKARQAEVLRRIEEFLFERYHISHTTLQAECTRCVEAPVIKELRHRPRHGQPHDHHGHDHHHTHGHPCSHDHDHGHPH; encoded by the coding sequence ATGCACGCCGACTCACACCTTGACCAAAGCATCACCGGACGCTTCAAGTACGCCATCGCCCTGACGGCCCTGACGCTGGTGGCCGAGGTCGCCGGGGGGATCTGGACCAACTCCCTGGCGCTCCTCTCCGACGCGGCCCACGTCTTCCTCGACCTCTTCGCCCTGATCCTCTCCCTGGCGGCCATCAAGCTCTCGTCGTTTCCCGCCTCCGACACCCGCACCTTCGGCTGGCACCGGACCGAAGTCTTCGCCTCCTTCATCAACGGCGTGACGGTCTTTCTCATGGCCCTCGGGATTTTCTACGAGGCGTGGGGACGGCTCTTCAGCCCTCAGGAGGTGAAGAGCGTCCCGATGCTCGTCATCGCCGCGGTGGGACTGGTGATGAACCTGGTGGCGGCCTCGGCGCTCCACGGCCACTCCCACGACGACCTCAACGTCCGCAGCGCCTTTCTCCACGTGGTCGGCGACGCCGCCGCCTCGGTGGGGGTCATCATCGGCGGCACCATCATCTACTACACCAACTGGTACCTCCTGGACGCCATCATCTCCATCGGGATCGGCTGTGTCATCTTCTCGGGGTCGTGGCGGGTAATCCGCGAATCGGCCCACATCCTCCTCGAAGGGGTCCCGCGGGGGATGACCACCGGGGAGGTGGCCGACGCCATCGCCGCCATCGAGGGGGTGAACGCCGTTCATCACCTGAACATCTGGACCATCTGCTCCCACATCCTGGCCCTCTCGGCCCACGTGGACGTCATGCCGGAGTACAAGGCACGGCAGGCGGAGGTGCTGCGCCGGATCGAGGAGTTCCTCTTCGAGCGCTACCATATCTCCCACACCACCCTTCAGGCCGAATGCACCCGGTGCGTCGAGGCCCCGGTCATCAAGGAGCTGCGGCACCGTCCCCGCCATGGACAACCCCATGACCACCACGGCCACGACCATCACCACACCCACGGCCACCCCTGCAGCCACGACCACGACCACGGTCACCCCCACTGA
- the ilvA gene encoding threonine ammonia-lyase, which yields MLPYALIHEAADRLKKRVRRTEMIPSHHFSERLGIPVHFKCENLQRTGAFKIRGALNFMLSQPREALARGVITASAGNHAQGVAFSADLLGVRATVFMPESTPPQKVQATKEYGADVVLAGKNFDEAYAAAVQSQKETGALFVHPFDDHLVMAGQGTIGLEILEELPDVGTILVPIGGGGLIAGIATAVKETHPHVRIVGVESKAAPSMHYSVKKGKILEAPLTVTLADGIAVKKVGKNTFPIVRELVDEVVLVDEEEIALAIVALLERTKLLVEGAGAVTLAALLNGTAGKPAGKTVCVLSGGNIDVKTIATVVERGLLAAGRYLKLKVLLDDIPGSLAKLAADIAATRANISLITHERRSKDLPLGKTEVLLELETRGYEHIEEVIDHLRGGYEVDVVK from the coding sequence ATGCTCCCCTACGCCCTGATCCACGAAGCCGCCGACCGCCTCAAGAAGCGGGTGCGGCGCACCGAGATGATCCCCTCCCACCACTTCAGCGAACGGCTCGGCATCCCGGTCCACTTCAAGTGCGAAAACCTGCAGCGGACCGGCGCCTTCAAGATCCGCGGCGCCCTCAACTTCATGCTCTCCCAGCCCCGGGAAGCGCTGGCCCGCGGGGTCATCACCGCCTCGGCGGGAAACCACGCCCAGGGGGTCGCCTTCTCCGCCGACCTCCTGGGGGTACGGGCGACGGTCTTCATGCCGGAGAGCACCCCGCCCCAGAAGGTGCAGGCGACCAAGGAGTACGGGGCCGACGTGGTGCTGGCGGGGAAGAACTTTGACGAGGCCTACGCCGCCGCGGTCCAGAGCCAGAAGGAGACCGGGGCGCTCTTCGTCCACCCCTTCGACGACCACCTCGTCATGGCGGGCCAGGGGACCATCGGCCTGGAAATCCTCGAAGAGCTCCCCGACGTCGGAACGATCCTCGTCCCCATCGGGGGGGGCGGGCTCATCGCGGGGATCGCCACGGCGGTGAAGGAGACCCATCCCCACGTCCGGATCGTCGGCGTGGAGTCGAAGGCCGCCCCCTCCATGCACTATTCGGTAAAAAAGGGGAAGATCCTGGAGGCCCCCCTCACGGTGACGCTGGCCGACGGCATCGCCGTGAAGAAGGTGGGGAAGAACACGTTTCCCATCGTGCGGGAACTGGTGGACGAGGTGGTGCTGGTGGACGAGGAGGAGATCGCCCTCGCCATCGTGGCGCTGCTGGAACGGACCAAGCTCCTGGTGGAGGGGGCAGGGGCGGTGACCCTGGCGGCCCTCCTGAACGGCACGGCGGGGAAGCCGGCCGGCAAGACCGTCTGCGTCCTGTCGGGGGGGAACATCGACGTGAAGACCATCGCCACGGTGGTCGAGCGGGGGCTCCTGGCCGCGGGGCGCTACCTGAAGCTCAAGGTGCTCCTGGACGACATCCCCGGCTCCCTGGCAAAGCTCGCCGCCGACATCGCCGCCACCCGGGCCAACATCTCCCTCATCACCCACGAGCGCCGCTCCAAGGACCTCCCCCTCGGCAAGACCGAGGTCCTGCTGGAGCTGGAGACCAGGGGGTACGAGCATATCGAGGAGGTCATCGACCACCTGCGCGGGGGGTACGAGGTGGATGTGGTGAAGTGA
- a CDS encoding glycosyltransferase family protein, whose product MKRFHPELFARIPWSTEEVLERSLVRAAEAGLATALLPPWYDVDTVADLRRPGLAAPESRAPRTREFILGLGGRGGLTSPHPPRTPRAGGR is encoded by the coding sequence ATGAAGCGCTTTCATCCGGAACTCTTTGCCCGGATCCCGTGGTCCACGGAGGAGGTGCTGGAGCGCTCCCTCGTCCGGGCGGCGGAGGCGGGGCTCGCCACGGCGCTCCTCCCCCCGTGGTACGACGTGGATACGGTCGCTGACCTGCGGCGGCCGGGGCTTGCGGCACCGGAGAGCCGTGCCCCCCGCACCCGGGAGTTCATCCTCGGGCTCGGGGGACGGGGCGGCCTCACTTCACCACATCCACCTCGTACCCCCCGCGCAGGTGGTCGATGA
- a CDS encoding TIGR04282 family arsenosugar biosynthesis glycosyltransferase yields the protein MSKALLIFAKKPTPGRVKTRLVPPLSAVEAAELYRCMLFDVLANVGQITGVALHLCYGEGGRDYFEATMPSVGLFPQEGDDLGERMAGAFRRAFAQGYRRVAIVGTDSPDLPPEFVERAYELLADPDVDVVFGPSADGGTTFWG from the coding sequence ATGTCAAAAGCGCTGCTGATCTTCGCCAAAAAACCGACTCCTGGCCGTGTAAAGACCAGGCTTGTGCCGCCACTTTCGGCGGTGGAGGCCGCGGAACTCTACCGCTGCATGCTCTTCGACGTTCTCGCGAATGTCGGCCAAATAACGGGCGTGGCGCTTCACCTCTGTTACGGGGAAGGGGGGCGGGACTATTTCGAGGCGACCATGCCGTCGGTGGGGCTTTTCCCCCAGGAGGGGGACGATCTGGGAGAGCGGATGGCGGGGGCGTTTCGCCGGGCGTTTGCTCAGGGGTACCGCCGGGTGGCGATTGTCGGCACCGACTCCCCCGACCTGCCGCCGGAGTTCGTCGAACGCGCCTACGAGCTGCTGGCGGATCCGGATGTCGATGTGGTCTTCGGGCCGAGCGCGGACGGGGGTACTACCTTCTGGGGATGA
- the folE2 gene encoding GTP cyclohydrolase FolE2 → MPDMQKTPDTRKIPISKVGVKDISYPIVVMDKNRKFQQTVARVNMYVDLPHHFKGTHMSRFIEILNAYREEIALDKMEPILQKMKEKLGASSAHLEIEFPYFIEKRAPVSGARSLMEYTCSFVGTLGEEFDFVLGVTVPVTSLCPCSKELSRYGAHNQRSAITVRVRYRDFIWIEDLVAMIEECGSSPVWSLLKREDEKFVTERAYENPKFVEDIVRETTQKLLAEEAITWFSVEAENYESIHKHSAYAAIERDKRNKQ, encoded by the coding sequence ATGCCCGACATGCAGAAGACCCCCGACACCCGGAAGATCCCCATCAGCAAGGTCGGGGTGAAGGATATCTCCTACCCCATCGTGGTGATGGACAAGAACCGGAAGTTCCAGCAGACCGTGGCCCGGGTCAACATGTACGTGGATCTCCCCCACCACTTCAAGGGGACCCACATGAGCCGCTTCATTGAGATCCTCAACGCCTACCGCGAGGAGATCGCCCTCGACAAGATGGAGCCGATCCTCCAGAAGATGAAGGAGAAGCTCGGCGCCTCGTCGGCCCATCTGGAGATCGAGTTTCCCTACTTCATCGAGAAGCGCGCTCCGGTCTCCGGCGCCCGCAGCCTCATGGAATACACCTGTTCCTTCGTCGGCACCCTGGGGGAGGAGTTCGACTTCGTCCTCGGGGTGACGGTGCCGGTCACCTCCCTCTGCCCCTGCAGCAAGGAGCTTTCGCGCTACGGCGCCCACAACCAGCGGAGCGCTATCACGGTGCGGGTCCGCTACCGCGATTTCATCTGGATCGAGGACCTGGTGGCGATGATCGAGGAGTGCGGTTCGAGCCCGGTCTGGTCGCTCCTGAAGCGGGAGGACGAGAAGTTCGTCACCGAACGGGCCTACGAGAATCCCAAATTCGTGGAGGATATCGTGCGGGAGACGACCCAGAAGCTCCTCGCGGAGGAGGCCATCACCTGGTTCTCGGTGGAGGCCGAGAACTACGAGTCGATCCACAAGCATTCGGCCTATGCGGCCATCGAGCGGGACAAGCGAAATAAACAATAA
- the queC gene encoding 7-cyano-7-deazaguanine synthase QueC, with translation MSKKAVVLYSGGLDSTTCLAIARTEGFEPYAMSFSYGQRHTHELEVAKANARPLGAVDHMVVEFDLRKVGGSALTADIAVPKEGVGDEIPVTYVPARNTIFLSFALGWAEVLGAFDIFIGVNALDYSGYPDCRPAYITAYETMANLATRAGVEGMGRFQIHTPLISLTKAEIIRKGLELGVDYGRTHSCYDPTPEGFACGLCDSCRLRLKGFAEAGVADPVPYVTR, from the coding sequence ATGTCGAAAAAAGCCGTCGTCCTCTACAGCGGGGGACTCGATTCCACCACCTGTCTCGCCATCGCCCGGACCGAAGGGTTCGAGCCCTATGCCATGAGCTTCTCCTACGGCCAGCGCCATACCCACGAGCTCGAGGTGGCCAAGGCCAACGCCCGCCCCCTGGGGGCGGTGGACCACATGGTGGTGGAGTTCGACCTGCGCAAGGTGGGGGGGAGTGCCCTCACCGCCGACATCGCCGTCCCCAAGGAGGGGGTGGGGGACGAGATCCCCGTCACCTACGTCCCGGCCCGCAACACCATCTTCCTCTCCTTCGCCCTCGGATGGGCCGAAGTGCTGGGTGCCTTCGACATCTTCATCGGGGTCAACGCCCTCGACTACTCGGGGTATCCCGACTGCCGCCCCGCATACATCACCGCCTATGAGACGATGGCAAACCTGGCCACCAGGGCGGGGGTGGAGGGGATGGGGCGCTTCCAGATCCACACCCCCCTCATCAGCCTCACCAAGGCCGAGATCATCCGGAAGGGGCTTGAGCTCGGCGTCGACTACGGCCGCACCCACTCCTGCTACGACCCGACCCCGGAGGGGTTTGCCTGCGGCCTCTGCGATTCCTGCCGCCTGCGGCTGAAAGGGTTTGCCGAGGCGGGGGTAGCGGACCCGGTGCCGTACGTGACGCGCTAG
- a CDS encoding phospholipase D-like domain-containing protein: MSVIHRKNIRAAGRAPRFLRFFRRSGEVAHSRGNRVELYRSGGEFFPALLAACAEARHHIHAEFYIVRDDATGAAFAEALLAAAARGVDVSLIYDYIGSFETPATYFRRLERGGVRCLAFNPPPFRRGLAWFDKRDHRKMALVDGETAFICGANIGDEYSGFGRVVERWRDVGVRIDGPAVAALVKLFREFWQEEGGRAPLCWLAEEIPVAGMGDAEVMVVAGGPHRSRSFIRNAFLAAMAGAAESIRIMNPYFVPGPRVVRSLLRAVRRGVRVQLVLPAKNDVPLVGLVSRSYYAPLLRAGIEIHERQGPVLHAKVMLIDDGWGVVGSANLDNRSFHRNYEVNAIVVSHDFGRQVAEMFAADLAGSRPVVLEEHERRGWHVRLLERLCGTVSWFL, translated from the coding sequence ATGTCCGTCATTCACCGCAAGAATATCCGCGCTGCCGGCCGTGCCCCGCGCTTTCTCCGGTTTTTCCGGCGCAGCGGCGAGGTGGCCCACTCCCGCGGCAACCGGGTTGAGCTCTACCGCAGCGGCGGGGAGTTCTTCCCGGCCCTGCTGGCGGCGTGCGCCGAGGCGCGCCACCATATCCACGCGGAGTTCTACATCGTGCGGGACGACGCTACCGGCGCCGCCTTTGCCGAGGCGCTCCTGGCAGCCGCCGCCCGGGGGGTGGACGTCTCCCTGATCTACGATTACATCGGCTCCTTCGAGACCCCCGCCACCTACTTCCGCCGCCTTGAACGGGGGGGGGTCCGCTGCCTCGCCTTCAATCCGCCGCCGTTTCGCCGGGGACTCGCCTGGTTCGACAAGCGCGACCACCGCAAGATGGCGCTGGTGGACGGGGAGACCGCCTTCATCTGCGGCGCCAATATCGGTGACGAGTACTCGGGGTTCGGCCGCGTCGTCGAGCGGTGGCGGGATGTGGGGGTGCGGATCGACGGGCCGGCGGTGGCGGCGCTGGTGAAGCTGTTCCGGGAGTTCTGGCAGGAGGAGGGGGGGCGGGCGCCGCTCTGCTGGCTCGCCGAGGAGATTCCGGTGGCCGGCATGGGGGATGCCGAGGTGATGGTGGTGGCCGGAGGGCCCCACCGCAGCCGCTCCTTCATCCGCAACGCCTTCCTGGCGGCCATGGCCGGGGCCGCCGAATCGATCCGGATCATGAACCCGTACTTCGTGCCGGGGCCGCGGGTGGTCCGCTCGCTGCTGCGGGCGGTCCGGCGGGGGGTCCGGGTGCAGCTCGTCCTCCCTGCCAAGAACGACGTACCGCTTGTGGGGCTCGTGAGCCGGAGCTACTACGCGCCGCTGCTGCGGGCGGGGATCGAGATCCACGAACGGCAGGGGCCCGTCCTCCACGCCAAGGTGATGCTCATCGACGACGGGTGGGGGGTGGTCGGCTCCGCCAATCTCGACAACCGGAGCTTTCACCGCAACTACGAGGTGAACGCCATCGTCGTGAGCCACGACTTCGGCCGCCAGGTGGCCGAGATGTTCGCCGCCGACCTGGCCGGCTCCCGCCCCGTGGTGCTGGAGGAGCATGAGCGCCGCGGCTGGCATGTCCGCCTGCTGGAGCGGCTCTGCGGCACGGTGAGCTGGTTTCTTTAG
- a CDS encoding NifU family protein, with protein MVEEVRKVLDMVRPALQADGGDVELVEVTEDGVVKVKLVGACGHCPMSTMTLKMGIERTLKEKVPGVKEVVSV; from the coding sequence ATGGTGGAAGAAGTCAGGAAGGTTCTCGATATGGTGCGCCCCGCGCTCCAGGCGGACGGCGGCGATGTGGAGCTCGTGGAGGTCACCGAGGACGGCGTGGTGAAGGTTAAACTCGTCGGTGCCTGCGGTCACTGCCCCATGTCGACCATGACCCTCAAGATGGGGATCGAGCGGACCCTCAAGGAGAAGGTGCCGGGGGTCAAGGAAGTGGTCTCGGTGTAG
- a CDS encoding ferritin family protein gives MNETRKETLDAIMRAMEIEKETFDFYTKAEHKTFNAEGKRIFRWLAKTEEQHYLKLTELYESLHEGGRWVFYGGSTIVLDPAAPGETQVGFDTDDLQALEIAMEIERKGIDYFESLMEKTGDPDGKSMLKALRDEEAEHLRVVTERYRALKGG, from the coding sequence ATGAACGAAACCCGGAAAGAGACCCTCGACGCCATCATGCGCGCCATGGAGATCGAGAAGGAGACCTTCGATTTCTACACCAAGGCGGAGCACAAGACCTTCAACGCCGAAGGGAAGCGGATCTTCCGCTGGCTTGCCAAGACCGAGGAGCAGCACTACCTGAAGCTCACCGAGCTCTACGAATCGCTCCACGAGGGGGGGCGCTGGGTCTTCTACGGAGGTTCCACCATCGTCCTCGATCCGGCGGCGCCGGGGGAGACGCAGGTCGGTTTCGACACCGATGATCTTCAGGCCCTGGAGATCGCCATGGAGATCGAAAGGAAGGGGATCGACTACTTCGAGTCCCTCATGGAAAAGACCGGCGACCCGGACGGCAAGAGCATGCTCAAGGCCCTGCGGGACGAGGAGGCGGAACACCTGCGGGTGGTCACCGAGAGATACCGGGCGCTCAAGGGGGGGTAG
- a CDS encoding HAD family hydrolase: MIDLSQDGGDGALGGVKAVVFDLDGTLYVSRELGEEIAAVAARYLAERRGITPEEADRLIRETKAELTARTGFRSSLSHATIELGGDLRELHCRFAAEIDPSPFLVRDERVIRFLRDLARRAELILYTNNNRSLAERILAGLGLARAFRRVVTIEESWRPKPDRQTLEEIIGAAGVCPEECLFVGDRYDIDLRLPAELGCQVYLSRSVDELLALHSIMSEEHR, translated from the coding sequence ATGATAGACTTGAGCCAGGACGGCGGAGACGGCGCCCTGGGGGGGGTCAAGGCCGTGGTGTTCGATCTCGACGGCACCCTCTACGTCAGCCGGGAGCTGGGGGAGGAGATTGCCGCCGTCGCGGCCCGTTACCTGGCCGAACGGCGTGGTATCACCCCGGAGGAGGCCGACCGGCTCATACGGGAGACAAAGGCGGAGCTCACCGCCCGCACCGGCTTCCGGTCGTCCCTGAGCCATGCCACCATCGAATTGGGGGGGGACCTGCGGGAGCTGCACTGCCGCTTTGCCGCCGAGATCGATCCTTCGCCGTTCCTGGTGCGGGACGAGCGGGTGATCCGCTTCCTGCGGGATCTGGCGAGGCGGGCCGAACTCATCCTCTACACGAACAACAACCGTTCCCTCGCGGAGCGGATCCTCGCCGGCCTCGGCCTGGCAAGGGCGTTCCGGCGCGTGGTGACCATCGAGGAGAGCTGGCGCCCCAAGCCGGACCGGCAGACCCTTGAGGAGATCATCGGCGCTGCCGGGGTGTGCCCCGAGGAGTGTCTCTTCGTCGGGGACCGGTACGACATCGATCTGCGGCTCCCGGCGGAGCTCGGATGCCAGGTATATCTTTCACGCAGCGTCGACGAGCTGCTTGCATTGCATTCCATCATGAGTGAGGAGCACCGATGA
- a CDS encoding class I SAM-dependent methyltransferase, with protein sequence MEQVDDSALRGVIRKRILEKGRIPFVEFMTACLYEPGLGYYTSPGRKVGAEGDFYTSINVHRVFGRLIAREICRMWEVMGCPASFDAVEVGAGHGQLAKDVLDAIRELNAEFYELLSFRLVEAEPSLAEVQRTLLADHLPRLSWSPPADLAEGRLRFTGCLYSNELIDSFPVHLVEMTPAGVREVFVVADGDRFAEVLEPPSTPELEGYLARLGITLDPGHRAEINLNALRWLGSVATALERGFVLTIDYGYLAPELYGPMRRNGTLLCYWRHTIEEDLYVRVGRQDMTSHVDFTSLMAEGEALGLKKAWYGEQYRFLVAAGMMEEMMALEAAATTEEERLRIRLTLKKLVLPEGGMGDTFKVLVQAKGVENPRLLCMREWGQLF encoded by the coding sequence GTGGAACAGGTGGACGACAGCGCCCTTCGCGGCGTTATCCGGAAGCGGATTTTGGAAAAGGGGCGGATTCCCTTCGTGGAGTTCATGACCGCCTGCCTCTATGAGCCGGGGCTCGGCTATTACACCTCTCCCGGCCGCAAGGTGGGGGCCGAGGGGGATTTCTATACGAGCATCAACGTCCACCGGGTCTTCGGGCGGCTCATCGCGCGGGAGATCTGCCGGATGTGGGAGGTGATGGGCTGCCCCGCCTCCTTCGACGCCGTGGAGGTGGGAGCCGGCCACGGCCAGCTGGCGAAGGATGTCCTCGACGCGATCCGCGAGCTGAACGCCGAGTTCTACGAACTCCTCTCCTTCCGGCTGGTGGAAGCGGAGCCCTCCCTGGCGGAGGTCCAGCGGACCCTGCTCGCCGACCATCTCCCGAGGCTCTCCTGGAGCCCCCCCGCCGACCTGGCCGAAGGGCGCCTGCGCTTCACCGGCTGCCTCTATTCCAACGAACTCATCGACTCGTTCCCGGTCCACCTGGTGGAGATGACGCCGGCGGGGGTGCGGGAGGTCTTCGTGGTCGCCGACGGTGACCGGTTCGCCGAGGTCCTGGAGCCTCCTTCCACGCCGGAGCTGGAGGGATACCTGGCGCGCCTCGGCATCACTCTCGATCCGGGACACCGGGCGGAGATCAACCTCAATGCGCTCCGCTGGCTCGGATCGGTGGCGACGGCCCTCGAGCGGGGCTTCGTCCTGACCATCGACTACGGCTACCTGGCCCCCGAGCTGTACGGCCCCATGCGCCGCAACGGGACGCTGCTCTGCTACTGGCGCCACACCATCGAGGAGGACCTCTACGTCCGGGTCGGCAGGCAGGACATGACGAGCCACGTCGACTTTACCTCCCTCATGGCGGAGGGGGAAGCCCTCGGGCTGAAGAAGGCGTGGTACGGCGAGCAGTACCGCTTCCTCGTGGCGGCGGGGATGATGGAGGAGATGATGGCGCTGGAGGCGGCCGCAACCACCGAGGAGGAGCGCCTCAGGATCCGCCTCACCCTCAAGAAGCTCGTCCTTCCCGAGGGGGGGATGGGGGACACCTTCAAGGTCCTCGTGCAGGCGAAGGGGGTGGAGAACCCGCGGCTGCTCTGCATGCGGGAGTGGGGGCAGCTCTTTTGA